The genomic region CAATATAGGCAATTGCCAAAGTcatagtaatacaatattacaaatcaaaGTTTAAAGTCACTTGAAGTAGAATTGAAAAACTCGGACAAACAATACTGTATTAAGGTCTCAAAACCAGCCACCAAAAAGGACTTTTTTAAAATAACATAAGGCAATAACAAGTTCCATGGCACTTATGTAAAATATCAAGCCGACGCTGTCATAGTGTTTCTAAACCCAAGATATAAGTTAGATCCAAATTGATTGGATTCAAAACTTGTAGCCTTATAATAGTACTAAATTTAATTAGTGTCTTACCATGCATTCTatgaatttgttatttattgaatatattttgaaatgtgttttgacaatgcagaaataataataagaatagtgGTGTTGATTATAGGAGTTTTGGGTGAGACCCTCGTTTTTGATCAACCTTAAAACCATTCCAGCCTGTGAGAGAGCTGCTACTGCACTCGCATCAAATGCAGAAGGCTGTCATCCTCGGTTCATCACGTCTACTCAGGGCAAACGATTTAATGGTCACGGACCCAGTATGATTGTTTACCTCATGGAATGTGGAGCAATCACTCTGGTAAAATCGCTTGTCACTCTCCTTTGGGGGTCGGAGCCCAGGGGAAGAGTGGTCAAGCAAAACCTCAAACAgggatataataataataataaaaactttttattgtcaaaaacaatgtatagaaaagaaattataattaataatcaataatctagAGACTATGCtaattaagctgcgtacacatatacgcgcttccaacccgcaccgagcacgctctgctctcgtaccgccctcgttcctccatcgtaacgctgtcgctccgcccccgctctgcagtcgcacccatcatgaacgttacggaagatgttagatcttctcgcgtccccggtcgaaccactcttgctcaccggtcgatcatcaatcgctctgctggagtgacgttcggttgcggagcagagcgacagtctgtacgcaccttaataattgatgaatcttatgattattatatacattttatgATAATACATCCCTTTGACAACAAATACTCGCAAGCAAGGGAAGCTTCCCTACATGTTGTGATTAATATTGTGAACGAATGAAAATGCAAAGAAATAGTTTGAAGCTGAATCAAATTGGTTATACAAGGGAGTAGCTCAATAAGTTAATAGAGTCTGATAAGGGTGTACAGCCGAAACAACTATAGTAGGTAtctaatattaatgtatatctagagtgaaaagtacaactttttctccctgtgggaaaaagttgaagcccgaggcgaagccgagggcagcaattttcctgagggagaaaaagtatttttcgctcgtgatgtacacaacatttttcctccatctacatttttttatagaaactgcaaataaaatcattctataaCTTAcctattggtgacaatgattcctaacaacataacctaaatctaaacctaaaaaccggtcgtctgatggcactgccgattgcgctatctatcagcaaaagttgtaacaattatatcagctgagcactACCAAagggctgactccagatcacgcggttccgatttgaattgcagatcaaaaatattaattgttggctggtattttgaatagaataaaatattttaaaattttctaaattaaaatttgtatcgtctactaatattaataatataataattatcatacacatatatttcatgagttaatcaaatttctggttgtggtattgaattcagttgactcaatgacagaccctctattatgctttctcatctgagcttagaccttctaacctattcaatgtaagtttcaaaatagagatgctctccatgttatttaaatggagtcactttactccctagggagtttttctgttttttactaccgagagcgaaaaagtgacactttagtattaggtttcagggagtaaagtaagtactttagacagtggTTTTCATGTTATATTAatcgatttattttttgtgtagagCTAAGAGCCTGCGCACACCGTCGAACATGTTCGTGGTGAACCTGGCGCTGTGTGATTTCATGATGATGGTGAAGACGCCGATCTTCATCTACAACTCGTTTAACCTGGCTTCGCAACGGGCCACCTCGGCTGTCAGATCTTCGCTACCATTGGATCGTTTTCTGGAATCGGTGCCAGTGCTACCAATGCCGCCATTGCTTATGACCGTTACAAGTGAGtctataatgataataataataatatgcagTTTTCCTGCAGCATACAAAGATGCTCTGATCCCCTTATGCAGCTGGTTCATGACCATGAAGTTGCAGGGTTGGGGCCTTCCTATATAAGGCAGCACAGCATGCGGCCAGATACCCTTGGTCTCGATTTCGCACTGATCGGGAGGAAGAGCATGAGCCTAATCAGCTCAGGCTAGAATAAAGACTGCTGAGTCCAGACTCCTGTTGCAGCAACATAAGGACAAGTCCTTGCATGTGTTTTCTACAGGCATGTGAGGAGCAAGGCTTGTCCAAGCCACTGACTTTTGATTTTCTGAAGTCAGCAGCCCTGAAATCTGAGACTGAGGGTTTCATACTGGCATGTCAAGATGGTGTCATCAACACATTGTCATACCGCAGCGAGTAATGCACATGGATGTTGCTGATATCAGTTGCAGGGTGTGGCATAGAGCACCAGAGACGATCATGCACATCCTGTCTTCTTGTTCTGTGCATGCAACTTCAGGCTACATCCATCGACATAATGCTGCTCTGCGAGTGCTCTATTACCATCTTAGACACTCATATGGTATCGACAAAACACCAGTGCTGCCTTATGCCCCAGAGGAGATAGAATCTGTTGTGGGGAATGAGAGGTGCcgaatttattggaattactCATTCTCTACCACCAGGCTTTCAAGAGCCACAAAGCCTGATGTTGTCCTCCTTGACCTCACTTCGAAGACAATGTATGTCATTGAGTTTTCAGCACCAGCTGAGGGTAACATTGTCaccaaagaggaggaaaaacagACGAAATATCATGACCTACTAATGGAGCTGCGCAGGCTAACCCAGGCTACTCTGTGAGAATGGTGGTGTTGATTGTAGGTGTACTGGGAGGCATGAGACCTTCATTTTTGGCCAACCTTAGAACGATTCCAGCCTGTGAGAGACCTGCTGCTGTGCTTGCAGGTCAGATGCAGAAGGCTGTCATCCTTGGTTCATTACGTCTACTCAGAGCAAACGATTTAATGGTAACGGacccagtatgattgtttcCACATGGACATGTAGAGCAGTCACTCTGGAAAAATCGCTTGTCATTCTTCCTTGGGGGTAGGAGCCCAGGGAAAGGGTGGTCAAGCAAAACCTCAAACagggaataaaataatgataataataacagGAACTTTTTCTCACACACAACTTATTGCTGCTGATGAATGGCTACACGCctctattcaattcaaatatctttattcaaatattatccaTATATTACATTAAATAGTGTCACatacaataaaatgataaacAACTCATACTTTATCACAGAATATTATGAACTAATACAATaaacaagcaagaaattattaaatcacttttttctTTTAGAAAAAAACGACTAGTAGTTAGATCTGAGTcaatctgactgctagtcgtttttaatagcaaaaagtgatttaataataagcagttcgtgatagaaaacaacattgaaCAAGAAATTGGGTTGTATAGAATTCCTCAACActgtaaatagttatttgtgcaactagtgcgcaaagtgacagtttgctgcaccgaaagaaacgtttacgcccgagccgtaggcgagggcggaatggtttgttgagtgcagcaggaggaactttgcgcacgtatttcacattaaattttcctagttaccattgaatatgaaagtgggtaattatgggtaaaattgtctgaaatgcatcaatgtttttctgtgtaatttattattgataaaaaccttaatttattgtcaaattgaataaaaatgttgtccttggttataatatctatactaataatttgcgcgttgtgcttcgttgcacctctgcagcccagtcactgttaccaacttcattttgattttgctgcactgttgctccatataacctactaattttgcgttgccatgttgcaaatctggagtgcagaaaaatttttcccgcactagagcggaaaagtgattctttgcgttctgtaatcagtgcagcactggtcacttttcaacgtaactgtaggaaaaagctTTTTTTGTTAGGAAATCTTCTAgtctatttttaaattcaacatAGTTTTCCTCTTCTTGAATTTCGGGGGGCAAgcaataaattttgtaaaattttgctcCAATGTAGGAAGGCCTCTTTCTATATAACTCCAAATTATGTCTGTCAAGAATAACTTATCCATGTTTCTTGTTTGATAGTGTCCTAGTTTTGAAGCTTTGTCAAGTTCTTTCTTAACACATAAAATTGTCTCAAACATGTAAATGCTATACACTGTCATTATCCTTAAAGTGAAAATTaaaggttaaattttaaccgtgattaatttcacgagaacctatcagagaaggcgtttttgaaaagacagcttctctgattggctctcgtggaattaatcacggttaaaatttaaccggctgttgtgtaACCGGGGCCTTAGTGtgataattttgttatttattagtACATATAGTTTTCCTTTTTAAGATTcatttctcaaatttaattatacatttttggtTTCAGTGTGATCGCTAAGCCTTTGGATGGAAGAATGAGCAAGGGAAAGGCTTTTCTCATCATACTACTGATCTGGGCCTATGTCACTCCGTGGTCACTGATGCCCCTCTACGGAGTCTGGAGTAGATTTGTGCCAGGTAAAGTAACACTTATTTTGTCCAATAAATTCTAATTAAATTAATCatgtttaaaaatattttattctttcattatttgtttttattacattccacaatcacaatagcaaattgatgattgggagagaatctatatataaaagcgaaatggcactcactcactgactgactgattgactgactgactgactcactcactcgcagaactaaaaatctaccggaccaaaaacgttcaaatttggtaggtatgttcagttggccctttagatgcgcactaagaaatctttggcaatattttaactctaagggggtttttaagggtttaaagttcgtcttttagcatgtatattcttcttattctcttatttataattgaaaaatgcccataccatatgttaatatagaactataatctagagagagtacctcttcgaaacagttgttaactggtaactaaattaataattttgtcaggttggcattaagttgagttgactttgttaggttggcaccaagtttgagatgcatttatcgcggaaaaattgattgggcactgctacttcaatcagagctattcctgggaatattatattactagccgtcaggctcgcttcgctcgccatattcgtttagccagacgtttagtctggacccccgactggatcgtcctaacatatgataaaaatgctcaaatgaaaaatgcaggcgagcgaagcgagcctgctgatctcattcttggacgatccagtcgggggcggagccccctggctagacggatatggtgagcgaagcgagcctgacggctagtcgacaggataaacccaaaactgtttctctccctaatttgaTAAAATAGTCAAATGAGGTTATggaaacacttttataaagatcacaaaaatttacagtccaaatatacattatacattaattgaattataacGCTTTAATTACTTATAATCGAGTGAAATTCACGTTATGAAGTCAGTGGAATTAATGATAGGACTACAGGGTTGCCTGTTCTCAGTTAGCACCGCCTTCTAAAATTAGAAGCTTTGAAATTAgcctattgtataatattatgtacttattggtcaataaagattcttattcttattcttattctagaTAGATCCCAAGACATCCCAGCAAATTGTATGGCCCGtcgcacaacagccggttaaattttaaccttgattaatttcacgagaaccgaTCATAGaaggtgtttttgaaaagacggcttctctggttggttctcatgtaatcaatcacggttaaaatttaaccagctgttgtgcaaccggcactaagtattGTTAATTgctgattcttgttaataatgatcaactttatttcaaatatttataaaatagaattatagtatccTTTAAAAGGgtacaataattctattttataaatacaagaataaagtagccctgaatccatatattttatttcaaatatattttatttatgattgttttctcatgatttaataacagagatgaatattttgatagttATAATCATAGGTTTTTCATAGTCAACAAACGATTTTGGCAACAATCAGTGTGGAGGTGGAGGGGGTATATACCGGTACGGTAGATAGGTATAGAAGGTATATAGAGCTGTATATGCTGTATAGAGAGGATAAAACTATAGGCCTATGCTTGAATATATTATGCTTTGTCTAAAGACAAACAAGGGTAGAAGATTTATTGTCTTTTTATTTTagagctacttttaatataaataaaatataaatctcagtacccttttaaattattttataacaacATGTTTCCAAcatttcaagtgatttgaaaattatttatttattattttacaaaggcgactttctagaagtaccTATGtatttaagcctaggtgatgatgatgagatgaatgaatataatGATATAGAGTTacgaatgaataaaattataggtTATATGCTAttcacttgaattgatttgagtccacttttagtccagaaataaatagttagaaattttgaatttaataatgGCATGAATGGCCACTGAAACGgcatcacttgaaaatggcatgaatatccgtaacatgttgtgataaataatttaaaagggtactgagatttatatgaTAAGGGTAGCAAACTAAAATGTTAATTAAGTGCTGACttgtgtaatattacattttttctcgattggaatcgaatcttgaattcgagatctataaaactttatagtaaatatcagagtacctaatcgatatacggacaactttttgactgagatttatcgtaaatgattgtgttgcatgttccatggtgtcaccgaggctgagttgacagaataacagataaatggattatttaaatagagatgatatataaatttaaaataatagtttcaaaataaagttttattgagaacaaatgtaaaatgtgaattctaaacttgtaatttataattttttggtgacgtgtccgtgaagtcgtcactggtttgaggtgtctTTTGCTCTTTGCGAGGAGGCTTCCCtcttctctaaaaatgatggctggctgtgtgttctaattttgtgctctctgaatatttttctgtttaagtggatttttaatgttttaaattgaattttgaacagtttatagtgttctattttgtctataattatttcttgtgtatacaagcctatagccattgttttttcaactacataagtggataagtatttagctcgtaatgattttagatgcttaagtgtgtaaggtattgttctttgtgtatttgtgtagtatattgccaaaattcttctgaagattataagttggtttgctctgaaaactggatttctcattcataggcgatagatccattcatagtttatcaagaatctattacgttggagccgataattttccttaggttaataggtgaaaaatagctatccaaccgatttaggagaaattggtagcacggcacttGATAACATGAATATCACTATATAACGATTTATGTGAACTATTTATTAATGACTGATAAATTGGAACTTGAAAtcatatttaatattatgtgcTGTATAAATAAGTTTacgatatataattatttatgagaTAATTGTGtatttacatatttttatttcaagtgTTGCATATCCAAGGTATACAGGCATACAGGACTGCCTTTCTCAGCTACCACCATAATTAGGTATCAGTATACTGACCTCATAACATGTATATCACTAGAGAACGCTCATAATCATATATGAGATGGATCATCACAAATGGAAGCGTTTGTGCGGCATTGTCTCTAATTATTACCTTGGCTTAAAATACTCGTGAAGAGTTGtccttgaaaaataaataaatagataaatgaatctGTTGACTGGTTTCTTGTATTTACAGAGGGCTACCTGACCAGCTGCTCTTTCGACTACTTGACCAAAAGCGAAAGTATCCAGTATTGGGTTGGGACCATGTTCGTGATTTGCTACTGCATCCCGATGTCACTAATCATCTATTACTACTCTCAAATCGTCAGTCATGTGTCAACCACGAGAAGGCTCTACGGGAACAAGTAAGTTGTTGGCAATTCAATAATGtgacatttattcatttatttatttatttgttgatataatcacaaatcataatatgatcgggatagaaggGATAATTTACCTTATCAAGATCTCAATTCATCAATAATCAGCCCGGGTAGGCAACTCCAGTAAgtccagttttcagtttgtcacgTTGCTGTCACTTTCAAAACGTCAAGTGCCCCAGTGGATGCAGTGGTTTAGCATAAATGCCTCTGTatctaaataaaaatactagtagtACTGGTagtactgtgaacagtagacctcacgtagtattctcatccacaagtagctgattgaaactatagaccttaaggaaatacagcaatagactgccttctccacacatatgtgtaatcacttgtcagctgatttatgatgaataattctatagtctgttttttactctaatattggcgtatgaaggaggctcctttttccttttatatagtcctcaaatgcaaaatttccaaaaaccttgtatatacgtcgacagtagacctcacgcagtattctcatccacaagtacctgatagaaactatagaccttatgggaatagtaatagactggcttctccacacatctgagtaatcacttgtcagctgatttatgatgaataattctatagtctgatttctaccctaattggcgtatgaaggaggctcctttctccttttacaTTATCCTTGGAaggcaaaatttcaaaaaaccttgtatatatacgtcgacgcggaattaaaaaaggaacatacctgtcaaatttcatgaaaatctattaccgcgtttcgccgtaaacgcgcaacatataaacattaaacattcaaacattaagagaaatgccaaaccgtcgacttgaatcttagacctcacttcgctcggtcaataaatctgAGTACTCTTCTTTTAAATGATTTCGTCTTATTTTGATAGCTCTATACTTCATACTGAGATCTTGGCGAACTGAGACCCTCCCAATTTTATCTTGGTGATTTGAATAAGTCGGATTTTGTTACAATTAGAATGCTGAAATTTAAtttgttaattgaccgagcgaagtgaggtctaagattcaagtcgacggttggcatttctcttaatgttcaatgtttgaatgtttaaatgttcatatattgcgcatttatggcgaaacgcggtaatagattttcatgaaatttgacaggtatgttccttttttaattgctcgtcgacatatacaaggtttttgaaaattttgcattcaaggataatataaaaggaaaaaggaggctccttcatacaccaatattagagtagaaatcagactatagaattattcatcataaatcagctgtcgagttgactataaatttcATGCCATGCCGcctgcaattcaatatctcatgtaacttgataaaaaattagCAGATGTGTAggctataaattgcatgcctcattgaatgcaattttcatgcactataaatataggatgcaaagaacttatagcagctcgtctgggcgcctagatttCTTctgttttctcgcgctaaatttcggaaagcgttatatgataattaaatcttgggtaagcatgatctgatcaaataaatagttagtgtatcagtgtggatgtgctcatggtttgggacgtcgttataactgcgcgaggtctactgttcacagaactactagtataaaaggagaaagggcctccttcatacgcgtattagagtaaaaatcagactatagaactattcatcataaatcagctgacaagtgattactgtcacagatgtgtgaagaagccagtctattactgtatttcccataaggtctatatagtttcaatcaggtacttgtggatgagaatactgcgtgaggtctactgtttacagaactactagttcaaaATTATTTCGTCTTATTTTGATGGCTCTATGCTGTAGACTGAGATCTTGGCGAACTGAGACCCTCCCAATTTTATCTGTGATGATTCAATAAGTCGGATTTTGTTACAATTAGAATTTAAATCAAGATCAAAATTCTTATTAACAATACAAacattgagggtcctgccaaacccaaaggtttttcggcgggtgcccagttacaggaaaaaaatgagttacaaaagataaatgaacttagacaaaataaatattaataatagattttaagtaaaaaatgaaagaaaactaatacaaaatgcaaaaataaaataagaaatatacttgaagttgctttccatgacgaaacactatattataataactttgttgaagttctgacactgtgttactagtaaatatttgaaaaaacacttacttttgattggagtcttgaggaatgcatttcactcctgaagaggagcttcatcgcctgacaccaggggcgtGAAGCCCCTGACACCACATCATAGTGGAggtgtttgaaaatttcgtattgttctagtgtgttgagtctctggctttttcctacacattcttcaaaaaagccagagactcaacacactagaacaatacgaaattttcaaacaccTCCACCATGACAAATCCAACTTATTAAATGATCAACTTAACTTcaaatcaatgtaatatttcccacattttggccacacagtccaacccataagagcaagcgcccctggtgtcaggctgatgaagctcctcttcagaagtgaaatgcattcctcaagactccaatcaaaagtaagtgttttttcaaatatttactagtaacacagtgtcagaacttcaacaaagaaatatacatcagattttgatacagaattataaaaaaagggaaaatgaatttattagaaaggaatgaaatataaggaaaagggaaaaattctgaatatttttttatgtagTAGAAATTGCAGTGAATCTGTCTTATTTTGATGACTCTATACTGTAAAATTTCTCTAGAATTCAGGATCAATAAATTTCTGTATCATGTACCCATTTGTTCAGTTTATTTACTCAAATTGATCAATTTCTGTGCCAGGCGAAAAAGATGAACGTGGACTCTCTACGCAGTAACCAGGCTCAACAGAATCAGTCAGCAGAAGTTCGAATCGCCAAGGTTGCAATCACCATCTGTTTCCTGTTTGTTGCTTCATGGACTCCCTATGCTGTGGTCGCAATGATCGGTGCTTTTGGAAATCAGTAAGTTCCTATGAATATTGAACCATGATCTCTTTCAACCCActccaataataatttttgaagtcTCCTGCATGAGGAGacacaataatttcataaatataGGTGGTCTGTAACAAACAAatacttataaaaattgatattatgaaacaataactcattttttttcattcattctttattgtcaaAATTAACAACGTAACAATCAAAGGTTGATAGATCAAACACTTATCacaagagaataaaataaaattaactaccCAAAACTAAAAAACTAAACATTGTTTCAGGTACCActagcaaaagaaaagtctttGACCGCTGGTGGGAGTCGCAAAAAAGTCCGATTCAAAAtgaatactaaaaataacacATTACAAGATCAAGTTGACAGtaaaaaactatttcatatcactgcaaaaacaaaaacaaaacaaaagtgTTATAACGAATTTCAAGAGAGAAAAGCAAATAAGATTTTAATAGGAAAACTAAAACAAAACAGAGATCAAAAAATATGATTACCATTCAGGTCTGAggaattacaaaatataaaatgaagattgctttaaaaaatatataaatggtAGGCTGTATTT from Nilaparvata lugens isolate BPH unplaced genomic scaffold, ASM1435652v1 scaffold6883, whole genome shotgun sequence harbors:
- the LOC120356486 gene encoding LOW QUALITY PROTEIN: opsin, ultraviolet-sensitive-like (The sequence of the model RefSeq protein was modified relative to this genomic sequence to represent the inferred CDS: inserted 2 bases in 2 codons) gives rise to the protein MFVVNLALCDFMMMVKTPIFIYNSFNXGFATGHLGCQIFATIGSFSGIGASATNAAIAYDRYNVIAKPLDGRMSKGKAFLIILLIWAYVTPWSLMPLYGVWSRFVPEGYLTSCSFDYLTKSESIQYWVGTMFVICYCIPMSLIIYYYSQIVSHVXNHEKALREQAKKMNVDSLRSNQAQQNQSAEVRIAKVAITICFLFVASWTPYAVVAMIGAFGNQ